GTGTACCCGCTCCAATGCCTAAGTCAGTTTGTGATTTAGACCGGATTGAAGGATATGGACGAGTTGTGAGATAGTAGATAACATACTGTATCTTGTGTCTATActtgtctatatatatatatatatatagggtttttTAGGTTAAGCCTTCCAGTGATTAGGAATTCTTATGAGTTGAGGATATCCGTGTTACTCAAGGAATCTAAGTCCTAGGATTCTCGAAGGTTCCTCCGTGTGAGGAGGCTGGAGCCTTCATCGCTGCCCTTGAGCAGGCTCCTTTGCACGtgccttttaatctttaaagGGGGGCGGAGATGACGTTATCCATATGATGCTATTTTGCATGATATCAGAATGTATAAGTTCACTTTGAATGAATGTTTTTCCTACTTGAGCTTTTATAATGGCATGAAAGTTTAATCGTTGCTAGTCCGGGAATTTCTCATTGTATTGTGTTTCAGGATTTGAAGAATCTGAGAACACAGTTATACTCAGCAGCTGAGTATTTTGAGCTATCTTACACGAATGATGACCAGAAACAGATGTGAGTGAGAAACCCGTGTTTTTTCTGTGAATGGTGTTTTGGCAGTCTTGATTGATGTTTTATTTGTGTTCTTCGTCGAGATTTTTGAGAAATCAGAATCGCTTTTCCGTGCAGAGTAGTAGAGACATTGAAAGATTATGCAATTAAAGCTATTGTGAATACTGTGGATCATTTGGGTTCAGTGACGTATAAAGTTAATGATCTTCTGGATGAGAAGGTTGATGAAGTTTCGGGAACAGAATTCCGTGTTTCATGCATTGAACAGGTATTCCTCGATTCTCATTTCTTATTGGAATATTTGGAACATAGATTCTCTTATGAATTGTGAATGATTTCTGAGGAAAATCCCGTTTTTACGGTGAAATATTACTCTATTGAAACATTTTAAGGCTATTTTGATGAATTCTCTTTTTTCATCTCTGAAGTTTATGATGTAACCTCATGTGCTATGGAAGGACAAATTGTTTATCTTTTTTACGTTGAAAGTATTCGGTGAGAAAAATCGAGTATATTGTATAATAAGCACTTTTTCCATGCACCAATTTATGCTTCTATTACTTCTGCATCGGAGAAAATTGAACACGTTACTAATATAAACTTACACCGGGTGCCAAAAATAGTTCCTTTTTTTCGTGCAACAATGTCTATTGCGATGATTCCCATttgattttaatatttatataatgaTTGATCGAATACATCTTTGCGTGCTTTTTACTGAAAGAAATCCTTGTAATCTTTTTAATTCGTTTTTTCCTGGTTTTGTTAGAGACTACGGACGTGCCAAGAATATATAGATCACGAGGGTGTCACACAACAGTCATCGGTAATGGATACGCCCAAGTACCATAAACGTTACATCTTGCCTGGTAATAATGTTCTCTACTTCGGTGTCTGATGTACTTCCTAGTTACGAGGTTGAATCTTTACGAGCGAACACTTGATTTTCAGTTGGAGAGACGATGCATGGAGCCATTCGTACTAAAGCAAAATACATAGGATGCAGCctagatgatgaagatgagtGGCATCAGTTCCGGAATGGTAAGGAGATTCTTCCTAGTATTTACCGATTTCTTCCACGTCACGCTATTTTAATTTGTTCCTTTCTGTTATCTAGCTGTCCGAGCAACGATAACCGAAACACCAACACCTCCAGTCAGGTAcgtaaaaaaaaagtttcatcTTTATCATCTAAGAAATAACGATGGTTTAGTTCGATAACGATGTTTTCCCGTTCAGAAGAGGACGTTCCCCATCTCCTTCTCCACGACCACCTCCACAACGATCCGCAACCTTTTCTTTTACTTCTACTATGCCTAAAAAAGAATCCGGTAAATCTCCATTTTCAGATGCCTTAAACCTTGCATCTAGTTTTTCTCTTGCTGATTCCATCTCGATTATCAGATAAGCGCTCAGTTTCCCCCTATCGGTTTCCATTGTTGCGTTCGGGGTCCATGTCAAGTAGGCCGACAACGCCCAATAGCAGCAGACCTACTACTCCGAATTCGGCTGCTCCTGCAAGGAGACGGGTAAGAAAGAAATAACTTAATCATCATATCATGAGTATGCGAAACTTGTTGAAACTTGTTGAAATTGGTTTCTCTGCTTGTGCTAGTATCCTTCGGAGCCTCGAAAATCAGCTTCAATGCGAATGCAAAGTGAAAAGGGAAGTCCTAAAGACATGGAGCAAAACCCGAGCAAAAGTAAACGGCTACTCAAAGCATTGCTTAGTCGGCGGAAATCGAAGAAAGATGAAATGTTATATACATACTTGGATGAATATTGATTGAGgaaacaaagaaaaaggagCTGAGGATGCTGTGAAAGCATAGTAAACTTGGATTTTTGGTTTTCAATTTCTTCAATAcccattttgtaattttcttcaTTAATTatagcaaatatatatatatgagtggtGATATCATTGCTTGTATTGTTCCATAGTGTGCTTGTAATGCATATTGGTATGGAAATTCTTGCCATTAATATTAATGGATTATTCTGTTTAGTCCTGCTATCTCGGTGTCGGAGCCACGAATTTATATTTGGGAGGCTAATTTTAGCTCTGTGGTAGAAACAGTATAGCTCTCAGTTTCCCCTAGACTGTTTCCAAAGCAAAACTGGACTGCTTCCGAAGGAAGAACTCGTTTTAAAAAGTTGCTCGGTCCAAGATCATGAAACAATTGGTGAAATCGGGCAAAATCTGAAGAAGTCATTTTTTAGGCTATGCAGTACAAGGTCATGAGACATTGGAGAAATCAGCAAATCCGGACTCTTTCCCGAATTCAAATCAAGTGGTACATTTTATTAATAAGTAATAAATCATTTTCAGGATGTCAATGTTTCATTAAATAATGTCATTTCTAAGTTGACACGAAATTAATGTAAATTTTGGGATTAGAAAAAATTATTGCTATACACTTTCGCATTTTTACATATTGTATTTGCGAGTCGTGGAAATTACCCTATTAGAGGTCTGTTAAAAAAAATGGGACACTTATTAGACATGTCCCGTACATATCCAATATCCCTGCACCCGTATCTCAAAGTATCCGGCACTAGTTATGTTAACCTCCTAAAGGTGTACATACTTCATAAATTAACGTAAGTGAACCTGCGGAAAAATCATTGCCAAAACATACAGGGAATGACCCACAAACAAGTTTATAAATCCTAAATTTCTTTAACAAGCTCTCTTCAGATCCTTTTTGGTCTTCAATTTCAATCAAAATCGCTTTATAAATTTTACAGATCAGTTTTGCCTAAATTATACCCACACACTGGGAAGGCGAGGATGAGTTGAACTTGCATCTTTTCGGCAGTTGTAAAGTTGCACATGATTTGAATACATTGGGGAACATCGAAAAAGAAACTTGGATGAACAAATCATAAATATAGATTAACAGTAGAGCTAATTTCGTACAATAACCCCGTAATGGTATTACTGTTTCATTCATTTCCCGAACTCTTCAATCGTTTTTGTTGCAAGTGTAAGCACGTCTACGAAAGATGAATATGATGCTCGAAGAAATCTCGCCTCCACTGCCTCAAAGTGCCTGTCAATAAACAAAGGTGCAAAATATTTAggaaaaagtagaaaaaaagAACATATAGTTTCAAGTATTTACAAGTATGTTTCACTTTAATTTAGCCCTCATTGGTAGGTAATCTGTAAATTCCACTATAAACCCTcatcgaggtctgtggtttgccctgaccttgggagtgaatagacctacccttacctaaactttttgtaataaaaaaagtcATGTTTCACTTTGTTGCCTTGACATAACTTATTGAGACGTGGAACATTATGTTGTTGACCTAGCTAACATTAGGgcggtaaatgagccgagccgctcattCGGCTAGCTCGACCATGTTCGGCTCGGTTTATAAAcaagccgagcttgagcacaATTCTGAGGCTCGATCCATAAACAAGCTGAGCCAAGCTTGAGCACGACAAAACTCAGGtcaaaagctcgcgagcaggctcggtTATAGGTTCGTGAACAAGCTCATAAAAAACTCATGAACAAGCTCGTAGCAAGCTCAgttcgattatttttttaacaataacaTTACTATTATTTTATAAAGAGGGAAATGTAAAGCTACATAGTTTTATTCACGAGTTTTACTCGTGAGCTTGcttatgaacataattaataaactgttcacaagcaaagttcatgAACATAATTAACAAGTTGCTGGTGAGCAAAGTTCATGAACAGAGTTGGCGAACTGCTAGCGAgcaaagctcgtgaacaaaATAATTGAGTTGCTTGAGAGCTGCTCACGAACAATTAATTTCCTTAATGAGCCGAGATCAAACAGGATTTTAAGCTagactcgagctcgttaatttctGCCAAGTCGAGCATGAGCAGGTCAAGGCTCGGCTCAGCTCGATTACAGTGGAACATTAAGTTCTTAACTTTTAGGCTTAAAACGCTATTTGGCTCCTGTCATATCCAAAATTTTCGTTTTTGGCCCCtaacctattatttggtaacatttgtCCCTGAACTATCCAAAATGCTTATGTGACATTGACTTGCCAAGATGTCAAACACAGTGTTAGCCAAATTTTTCGTGGCTAATCAGAGTGCAACACATGGATTATTTTTGCaaggttttgttttgttttaatacAGTAGCAAAGCCACAAAACATACTCTGATTTACTGAATTTGATACCTTAATCATAGTATATGTTTTGTCTGGTGCCACTTTAAGGGACAAAGGAAATATGCCTTAATCATTGGAAACAGACAGGCATGTAGATGTATAATATTAAAttcattatttaattttttaaaggcAGATACTTAAAATCAGAACAACAAATCTCAAATTGACAGCTCATCAGAAccacaattttattaatttacaacTGATTAATATATAATATCACAAAGCATTTTGAGTTCAGAACAGACTtccatgtaaaaaaaaaaaaaatagaagcaGAATTACAAACAGTTTTTGGGGAAAAGTAGGTTAGTTCAGCTTCAATAATGAATTGAGATTGAATTAATCACAGCTTTTTGAGCATTCTTTAGAACCAATAACTGTCAACGGTAATTCAAGCTATTTCTTCATATTGCATCCCGTTTTGATCTCCAAAACTTATATTtcagtttaattttaatgcgtTAGGAGAAACTGTGTCGTTTTTCTTTGTTGATATTTGTTTGCAGTAACATATAAAGATGAATTCAAACTATCACAAACTTTTTATACTATTAGTACGATACGACCgaaaaaaaatgcataaaattccactattatatttataaataaaatgtaagAGAACATCGATCATGAAGACAAACTTACACTGATAACTTGCCACCAGAAATCGACATGTTCCTTTTCACTTTGTCCGGCTGCAACtgtaaaagaaaacaaaatgacACATTAGGAATAGCAAGACAAGAAATGAAGAACAAGAGAGGCAAACACAATATTTTTG
The sequence above is drawn from the Euphorbia lathyris chromosome 6, ddEupLath1.1, whole genome shotgun sequence genome and encodes:
- the LOC136232668 gene encoding protein ABIL2-like isoform X1, with protein sequence MTASSISREASNYDEVSMQQSLLFSDSLKDLKNLRTQLYSAAEYFELSYTNDDQKQIVVETLKDYAIKAIVNTVDHLGSVTYKVNDLLDEKVDEVSGTEFRVSCIEQRLRTCQEYIDHEGVTQQSSVMDTPKYHKRYILPVGETMHGAIRTKAKYIGCSLDDEDEWHQFRNAVRATITETPTPPVRRGRSPSPSPRPPPQRSATFSFTSTMPKKESDKRSVSPYRFPLLRSGSMSSRPTTPNSSRPTTPNSAAPARRRYPSEPRKSASMRMQSEKGSPKDMEQNPSKSKRLLKALLSRRKSKKDEMLYTYLDEY
- the LOC136232668 gene encoding protein ABIL2-like isoform X3, coding for MMSFCFKKFLSHRRGIIKLEVQDLKNLRTQLYSAAEYFELSYTNDDQKQIVVETLKDYAIKAIVNTVDHLGSVTYKVNDLLDEKVDEVSGTEFRVSCIEQRLRTCQEYIDHEGVTQQSSVMDTPKYHKRYILPVGETMHGAIRTKAKYIGCSLDDEDEWHQFRNAVRATITETPTPPVRRGRSPSPSPRPPPQRSATFSFTSTMPKKESDKRSVSPYRFPLLRSGSMSSRPTTPNSSRPTTPNSAAPARRRYPSEPRKSASMRMQSEKGSPKDMEQNPSKSKRLLKALLSRRKSKKDEMLYTYLDEY
- the LOC136232668 gene encoding protein ABIL2-like isoform X2; amino-acid sequence: MTASSISREASNYDEVSMQQSLLFSDSLKDLKNLRTQLYSAAEYFELSYTNDDQKQIVVETLKDYAIKAIVNTVDHLGSVTYKVNDLLDEKVDEVSGTEFRVSCIEQRLRTCQEYIDHEGVTQQSSVMDTPKYHKRYILPVGETMHGAIRTKAKYIGCSLDDEDEWHQFRNAVRATITETPTPPVRGRSPSPSPRPPPQRSATFSFTSTMPKKESDKRSVSPYRFPLLRSGSMSSRPTTPNSSRPTTPNSAAPARRRYPSEPRKSASMRMQSEKGSPKDMEQNPSKSKRLLKALLSRRKSKKDEMLYTYLDEY
- the LOC136232669 gene encoding uncharacterized protein isoform X1; translation: MPEVQTLWDFSCDLEVDFESEGHASIVHAALIVDKELQPDKVKRNMSISGGKLSVHFEAVEARFLRASYSSFVDVLTLATKTIEEFGK
- the LOC136232669 gene encoding uncharacterized protein isoform X2, coding for MYLAWTLSDLEVDFESEGHASIVHAALIVDKELQPDKVKRNMSISGGKLSVHFEAVEARFLRASYSSFVDVLTLATKTIEEFGK